In Pseudomonas fakonensis, one DNA window encodes the following:
- a CDS encoding cation:proton antiporter: MHAISFIQDLAVIMLVAGVVTILFHRLKQPVVLGYIVAGFIIGPHTPPFGLIHDEDTIKTLAELGVIFLMFCLGLEFSLRKLFKVGATAFIAAFLEIVLMIWIGFEIGRWFGWNTMDSLFLGAILAISSTTIIVKALNDLKMKNERFAQLIFGVLIVEDILGIGIIALLSGIAVSGTVSSGEVFSTVGKLSLFMIVALVVGILLVPRLLAYVAKFESNEMLLITVLGLCFGFCLLVVKLEYSMVLGAFLIGAIMAESRQLLKIERLIEPVRDLFSAIFFVAIGLMIDPSILVEYAWPIVVITLAVVLGKMLSCGLGAFIAGNDGRTSLRVGMGLSQIGEFSFIIAALGMTLQVTSDFLYPVAVAVSAITTLLTPYLIRAADPLSIKLGKVVPSRLSRVLSLYGEWLRNIQPQGEGAMLAAMIRRILLQVGVNLALVIAIFFSGGYFAGRIGEWLSEWVADAGQQKALIWGAALLLSLPFLIAAYRKLKALSMLLAEMGVKPEMAGRHTQRVRRVIAEVIPLLSLLVIFLLLSALSASILPTSELLLVIVVVAAVVVALLWRWLIRVHTRMQVALLETLENSRDHSH; encoded by the coding sequence ATGCATGCCATCAGCTTCATCCAGGATCTGGCCGTGATCATGCTGGTTGCCGGTGTGGTGACCATCCTCTTTCATCGTCTCAAGCAGCCCGTGGTGCTGGGCTACATCGTCGCCGGCTTCATCATCGGCCCGCACACCCCGCCGTTCGGCCTGATCCACGATGAAGACACCATCAAGACCCTGGCTGAGCTTGGGGTGATCTTCCTGATGTTCTGCCTGGGCCTGGAGTTCAGCCTGCGCAAGCTGTTCAAGGTGGGGGCCACGGCGTTCATTGCGGCATTCCTGGAAATCGTCCTGATGATCTGGATCGGTTTCGAGATAGGCCGCTGGTTCGGCTGGAACACCATGGACTCGCTGTTCCTCGGCGCCATCCTGGCCATCAGCTCGACCACCATCATCGTCAAGGCGCTCAACGACCTGAAGATGAAGAACGAGCGCTTCGCGCAACTGATTTTCGGTGTGCTGATCGTCGAGGACATTCTTGGCATCGGCATCATCGCCCTGCTGTCAGGCATTGCGGTCAGCGGTACGGTGAGTTCGGGCGAGGTGTTCTCCACCGTGGGCAAGCTGTCGCTGTTCATGATCGTCGCGCTGGTCGTCGGCATCTTGCTGGTGCCGCGGCTGTTGGCCTACGTGGCCAAGTTCGAAAGCAACGAGATGCTGCTGATCACCGTGCTGGGGCTGTGCTTCGGCTTCTGCCTGCTGGTGGTCAAGCTTGAGTACAGCATGGTGCTGGGGGCCTTCCTGATCGGCGCGATCATGGCCGAATCGCGCCAGTTGCTGAAGATCGAGCGCCTGATCGAGCCGGTTCGCGACCTGTTCAGCGCGATCTTCTTCGTCGCCATCGGCTTGATGATCGACCCCAGCATCCTGGTCGAATACGCCTGGCCGATCGTGGTCATCACCTTGGCCGTGGTGCTGGGCAAGATGCTCTCCTGCGGCCTGGGCGCGTTCATTGCCGGCAACGACGGGCGCACCTCGCTGCGGGTGGGCATGGGGCTTTCGCAGATCGGCGAGTTCTCGTTCATCATCGCCGCGCTGGGCATGACCCTGCAGGTGACCAGCGATTTCCTCTACCCGGTGGCCGTGGCGGTATCGGCCATCACCACGCTGCTGACGCCCTACCTGATCCGCGCCGCCGACCCGCTGTCGATCAAGCTCGGCAAGGTAGTGCCCAGCCGCCTGTCGCGGGTGCTGTCGCTGTATGGCGAATGGCTGCGCAACATCCAGCCCCAGGGTGAGGGGGCGATGCTGGCGGCGATGATCCGGCGCATCCTGTTGCAGGTGGGAGTAAACCTGGCGTTAGTGATCGCGATCTTCTTCAGCGGTGGTTATTTTGCCGGGCGCATCGGTGAATGGCTCAGTGAGTGGGTGGCCGATGCTGGCCAGCAGAAGGCGTTGATCTGGGGCGCGGCATTGCTGCTGTCGCTACCTTTCCTGATTGCCGCATACCGCAAGCTCAAGGCGCTGTCGATGCTGCTGGCCGAGATGGGGGTCAAACCGGAGATGGCTGGGCGGCATACCCAGCGTGTACGGCGGGTGATCGCCGAGGTGATCCCGCTGCTGTCGCTGCTGGTGATCTTCCTGCTGCTGTCGGCGTTGTCGGCCAGCATCCTGCCCACCAGCGAACTGCTGCTGGTGATCGTGGTAGTGGCGGCAGTGGTGGTGGCGTTGCTTTGGCGCTGGCTGATCCGCGTGCATACCCGCATGCAGGTGGCGCTGTTGGAGACGCTGGAAAACAGCCGCGATCATTCGCACTGA
- the folE2 gene encoding GTP cyclohydrolase FolE2, with the protein MTSLTLPDIAAQSSEQFLPLDWVGMCGIALPLLLDGRSLSARADAGVSLDDGAARGIHMSRLYLALEILEQQPLSTALIRQVLEHFLESHQGLSRRAYLRLAFDHLLKRPALVSPLAGWKHYPVSIDARLENEMFHVELSVDIPYSSTCPCSAALARQLIQEQFDRDFSGPSLDRDSVRQWLGSSSGIVATPHSQRSNARLQVRLADGELHLTELIDCAESALGTAVQTAVKRADEQAFALANGQNLMFCEDAARRLHQALRQAQGVTGFKVRVEHAESLHAHDAVAASRWQW; encoded by the coding sequence ATGACCAGCCTCACCCTCCCCGACATCGCCGCGCAAAGCAGCGAGCAATTCCTGCCGCTGGACTGGGTGGGCATGTGCGGCATCGCCCTTCCGCTGCTGCTTGACGGGCGCAGCCTGAGCGCCCGGGCCGATGCCGGCGTCAGCCTGGACGATGGCGCAGCCCGCGGCATCCATATGTCGCGCCTGTACCTGGCGCTGGAAATACTGGAGCAACAACCCCTGAGCACCGCGCTGATTCGCCAGGTGCTGGAGCACTTTCTCGAAAGCCACCAAGGCCTGTCGCGCCGCGCCTACCTGCGCCTGGCGTTTGATCATTTGCTCAAACGCCCCGCCCTGGTCAGCCCGCTGGCTGGCTGGAAGCACTACCCGGTCAGCATCGATGCACGCCTGGAAAATGAAATGTTCCACGTGGAACTATCGGTGGATATTCCCTACTCCTCTACCTGCCCATGCTCAGCAGCCCTGGCGCGGCAGTTGATTCAGGAGCAGTTCGACCGGGACTTTTCCGGGCCATCGCTGGATCGCGACAGCGTGCGCCAATGGCTGGGCAGCAGCAGCGGCATCGTCGCCACGCCCCACAGCCAGCGCAGCAACGCCAGGCTGCAGGTGCGCCTGGCAGACGGCGAACTGCACCTGACCGAGCTGATCGACTGCGCTGAAAGCGCCTTGGGCACTGCGGTGCAGACCGCGGTGAAGCGCGCCGACGAGCAGGCCTTCGCCCTGGCCAACGGCCAGAACCTGATGTTCTGCGAGGATGCTGCCCGCCGTCTGCACCAGGCTTTGCGCCAGGCGCAGGGGGTGACGGGCTTCAAGGTGCGCGTGGAACATGCAGAAAGCCTGCATGCCCACGATGCGGTAGCTGCCAGCCGCTGGCAGTGGTGA
- the zigA gene encoding zinc metallochaperone GTPase ZigA, which translates to MPNRLPVTVLSGFLGAGKSTLLNHVLRNRDDLRVAVIVNDMSEINIDASEVQRNVSLNRAEEKLVEMSNGCICCTLREDLLEEVARLAREGRFDYLLIESTGISEPLPVAETFTFRDEQGRSLSDMARLDTMVTVVDGLNFLRDYQAADSLASRGETLGEEDERSISDLLIEQVEFADVLLLSKIDLISQHEREELTAILRSLNARAQIVPMVMGEVALSRILDTGLFDFDQAAQAPGWLQELRGEHVPETEEYGIAATTWQARRPFHPQRFFDFINRPWSNGRLLRSKGFFWLASKYQEAGSWSQAGGMMRHGLAGRWWRFVPREQWPQDEENTAAILKQWSVETGDCRQELVFIGQNIDFAQLSTELDACLLSDAEMELEPMAWLRLPDPFGPWVEEAAA; encoded by the coding sequence ATGCCCAACCGTCTTCCTGTCACCGTGCTGTCCGGCTTTCTCGGCGCCGGCAAGAGCACGCTGCTCAACCATGTGCTGCGCAACCGTGACGACCTGCGCGTCGCGGTGATCGTCAACGACATGAGCGAAATCAACATCGATGCCAGTGAGGTGCAGCGCAACGTCAGCCTGAACCGCGCCGAAGAAAAACTGGTGGAGATGAGCAACGGTTGCATCTGCTGCACCCTGCGCGAAGACCTGCTCGAAGAAGTGGCGCGGCTGGCACGCGAAGGCCGCTTTGACTACCTGCTGATCGAGTCCACCGGCATTTCCGAGCCGCTGCCGGTGGCCGAGACCTTCACCTTCCGCGACGAGCAGGGCCGTAGCCTTTCGGACATGGCGCGCCTGGACACCATGGTGACTGTAGTCGACGGCCTGAACTTTCTGCGCGACTACCAGGCCGCCGACAGCCTGGCCAGCCGCGGCGAAACCCTGGGCGAAGAGGACGAGCGCTCCATCAGCGACCTGTTGATCGAACAGGTGGAGTTCGCCGACGTGCTGCTGTTGAGCAAGATCGACCTGATCAGCCAGCACGAACGCGAAGAGCTGACCGCCATCCTGCGCAGCCTCAACGCCCGGGCGCAGATCGTGCCGATGGTGATGGGCGAGGTGGCGCTGTCGCGCATTCTCGACACCGGCCTGTTCGACTTCGACCAGGCTGCCCAGGCTCCGGGCTGGCTGCAGGAGCTGCGCGGCGAGCACGTGCCGGAAACCGAGGAATACGGCATTGCCGCCACCACCTGGCAGGCGCGCCGGCCGTTCCATCCACAGCGCTTCTTCGACTTTATCAACAGGCCGTGGAGCAATGGCCGCTTGCTGCGCTCGAAGGGTTTCTTCTGGCTGGCCAGCAAATACCAGGAGGCCGGCAGCTGGTCCCAGGCCGGCGGCATGATGCGCCATGGCCTGGCCGGGCGCTGGTGGCGCTTCGTACCCCGTGAGCAGTGGCCCCAGGATGAAGAAAACACCGCAGCGATACTTAAACAATGGTCGGTAGAAACCGGTGACTGCCGCCAGGAGCTGGTGTTTATCGGGCAGAACATCGACTTTGCGCAGTTATCCACAGAGCTGGATGCCTGCTTGCTCAGCGATGCGGAAATGGAGTTGGAGCCAATGGCCTGGCTGCGCCTGCCCGACCCGTTCGGCCCCTGGGTCGAGGAGGCGGCGGCATGA
- the cls gene encoding cardiolipin synthase, translated as MDFHSPYFFGYVLGLIHLLGIIAALHAVFTVRTAQGAIAWAMPLFFIPYLALIPYLVFGARSFYAYIQARRQANQEMHVAMANLNWRPWVEEALTARESDSYAALRAMPKLGRMPCLANNEVKLLINGQATFEAIFAAIEQARDTVLVQFFIIHDDALGQQLQQRLLRKAAEGVRVFVLYDRVGSHALPARYSQVLRDGGVQIQAFATRRGLFNRFQVNFRNHRKIVVVDGLTGFLGGHNVGDEYVGGHPQLSPWRDTHVQVSGPVLACLQESFAEDWYWATRELPPLILPDTYPEDGVLCQALATGPADPQETCSLFFVEAIYSASHRVWITSPYFIPDEAVFAALRLAVLRGVDVRILIPSRPDHRIVYAASSLFAFEAVRAGVRMFRYQPGFLHQKVVLVDDEVSAIGSANLDNRSFRLNFEITLLTVDRAFADQVEQMLLQDFEQAREITAEDSRDTHRLQQLGMRIARLISPIL; from the coding sequence ATGGATTTCCACAGCCCCTACTTTTTCGGTTACGTGCTCGGCCTGATTCACCTACTGGGCATCATCGCCGCGCTGCATGCGGTGTTCACCGTGCGTACCGCCCAAGGCGCCATTGCCTGGGCCATGCCATTGTTCTTTATCCCCTACCTGGCGCTGATCCCCTACCTGGTGTTTGGCGCCCGCTCGTTCTACGCCTACATCCAGGCGCGGCGCCAGGCCAACCAGGAAATGCACGTGGCCATGGCCAACCTCAACTGGCGGCCTTGGGTCGAGGAGGCGCTGACCGCCCGTGAGTCGGACAGCTACGCTGCCCTGCGCGCCATGCCCAAGCTCGGGCGCATGCCGTGCCTGGCCAACAACGAGGTGAAGCTGCTGATCAACGGCCAGGCCACCTTCGAGGCGATCTTCGCCGCCATCGAGCAGGCCCGTGACACGGTGCTGGTGCAGTTCTTCATCATCCACGACGACGCCCTGGGCCAGCAGTTGCAGCAACGGCTGCTGCGCAAGGCTGCCGAGGGGGTGCGGGTGTTCGTGCTGTACGACCGGGTCGGCAGCCACGCCCTGCCGGCCCGATACAGCCAAGTGCTGCGCGACGGCGGCGTGCAGATTCAAGCCTTCGCCACCCGCCGCGGCCTGTTCAACCGCTTCCAGGTGAACTTCCGCAACCACCGCAAGATCGTGGTGGTCGATGGCCTGACCGGTTTCCTCGGCGGGCACAATGTGGGCGACGAGTATGTCGGCGGCCACCCGCAGCTCTCGCCCTGGCGCGACACCCATGTGCAGGTCAGCGGCCCGGTGCTGGCCTGCCTGCAGGAGTCGTTCGCCGAGGACTGGTACTGGGCCACCCGCGAGCTACCGCCGCTGATACTGCCCGACACCTACCCCGAAGACGGCGTGCTGTGCCAGGCCTTGGCCACCGGCCCCGCCGACCCGCAGGAAACCTGCTCGCTGTTCTTCGTAGAAGCCATCTACTCGGCCAGCCATCGGGTGTGGATCACCAGCCCATATTTCATCCCCGACGAAGCGGTGTTCGCGGCCCTGCGCCTGGCGGTATTGAGGGGTGTGGACGTGCGTATTCTCATCCCGTCGCGCCCCGACCACCGCATCGTCTATGCCGCCTCCAGCCTGTTCGCCTTCGAGGCGGTACGCGCGGGGGTGCGCATGTTCAGGTATCAACCGGGTTTTCTGCACCAGAAGGTGGTGCTGGTGGACGACGAGGTCAGCGCCATCGGCAGCGCCAACCTGGACAACCGCTCGTTCCGCCTGAACTTCGAAATCACCCTGCTGACCGTCGATCGCGCCTTCGCCGACCAGGTCGAGCAGATGCTGTTGCAGGACTTCGAGCAGGCCCGGGAGATCACCGCCGAAGACAGCCGCGACACCCACCGCCTGCAGCAACTGGGCATGCGTATCGCGCGGCTGATTTCACCGATCCTGTAG
- the pdxY gene encoding pyridoxal kinase PdxY, with the protein MKRTPHLLAIQSHVVFGHAGNSAAVFPMQRVGVNVWPLNTVQFSNHTQYGQWAGEVLAPAQIPALVEGISTIGELGHCDAVLSGYLGSAEQGRAILAGVARIKAANPRALYLCDPVMGHAEKGCIVPAEVGEFLLDEAAARADILCPNQLELDSFCGRRAQSLEDCVAMARSLLERGPKVVLVKHLNYPGRGDDTFEMLLATAEGSWHLRRPLLAFPRQPVGVGDLTSGLFLARVLLGDSWVQAFEFTAAAVHEVLLETQASASYELQLVRAQDRIAHPRVRFEAQRL; encoded by the coding sequence ATGAAACGCACGCCGCACCTGCTCGCCATCCAGTCCCACGTCGTCTTCGGGCACGCCGGCAACAGTGCCGCGGTGTTTCCCATGCAACGGGTGGGGGTGAACGTCTGGCCGCTCAATACCGTGCAGTTCTCCAACCACACTCAGTATGGACAGTGGGCAGGCGAAGTGCTTGCTCCGGCGCAAATTCCTGCGTTGGTGGAAGGCATTTCCACTATCGGTGAACTGGGCCACTGCGACGCGGTGCTTTCGGGCTACCTGGGCAGCGCCGAGCAGGGCCGGGCGATCCTCGCCGGTGTGGCGCGCATCAAGGCCGCCAACCCGCGGGCGCTGTACCTGTGCGACCCGGTGATGGGGCATGCCGAGAAGGGCTGCATCGTGCCAGCCGAGGTGGGCGAGTTCCTGCTTGACGAAGCGGCGGCGCGGGCCGACATCCTCTGCCCCAACCAACTGGAGCTGGACAGCTTCTGCGGGCGTCGCGCGCAGTCGCTTGAAGACTGTGTGGCCATGGCCCGTAGCCTACTGGAGCGCGGGCCGAAGGTGGTGCTGGTCAAGCACCTGAACTACCCCGGTCGCGGCGACGACACCTTCGAGATGCTGCTGGCGACTGCCGAGGGCAGCTGGCACCTGCGCCGGCCACTACTGGCCTTCCCGCGCCAGCCGGTGGGGGTGGGCGACCTGACCTCGGGGCTGTTCCTGGCCCGTGTGCTGTTGGGGGACAGCTGGGTGCAGGCGTTCGAGTTCACGGCAGCTGCGGTGCATGAGGTGCTGCTGGAAACCCAGGCCAGCGCCAGCTACGAGCTGCAGCTGGTGCGGGCCCAGGACCGCATCGCCCACCCGCGGGTGCGTTTCGAGGCGCAGCGTTTGTAA
- a CDS encoding DUF3617 domain-containing protein yields MKNRLPLLVLTLALGSPLVHAQMLQPGLWELTTSNMQVDGKPLPDMEFMLGQLKNLAPEQRAMMEAALAKQGITVGGKGVRSCLTPEQVKTDDIPLQDPQSGCTQKITERNGNVWKFQFSCPKAQGQGQATFLSDREFLTKVNGTFNASGVQQQGSMDTRAVWLGSDCGTVKPRS; encoded by the coding sequence ATGAAGAATCGTCTGCCACTGCTTGTCCTGACCTTGGCCTTGGGCAGCCCGCTGGTCCATGCGCAGATGTTGCAACCCGGCTTGTGGGAGCTGACCACCAGCAACATGCAGGTCGATGGCAAGCCGTTGCCGGACATGGAGTTCATGCTCGGTCAGCTTAAGAACCTCGCGCCCGAGCAGCGGGCGATGATGGAAGCCGCACTGGCCAAGCAAGGCATCACCGTCGGCGGCAAGGGCGTGCGCTCGTGCCTGACCCCGGAGCAGGTCAAGACCGATGACATCCCGTTGCAAGACCCGCAGTCCGGCTGCACCCAGAAGATCACCGAGCGTAACGGCAATGTCTGGAAATTCCAGTTCAGTTGCCCGAAAGCCCAAGGCCAGGGTCAGGCCACCTTCCTCAGCGACCGCGAGTTCCTGACCAAGGTCAACGGCACGTTCAACGCCTCGGGCGTTCAGCAGCAGGGCAGCATGGACACCCGTGCGGTGTGGCTGGGCAGTGACTGTGGCACGGTGAAGCCACGCAGCTGA
- a CDS encoding CobW family GTP-binding protein — protein MLHNIPTHLVAGPLGAGKTSLIRQLLAQRPANERWAVLVNEFGQIGLDAALLARDEDGIAIGEVAGGCLCCVNGMPFQVGLGRLLRKAKPDRVFIEPSGLGHPRQLLEQLQQAPWTGVLAVQPLLMVLDAQVLARGEPLPEAQQAALPACELLVINKSAAVDSASRLLITARLPAVSVFWTDQGALPLPQLPGFSTAGDAEAAISRLPVDKKPAAMTALWTDATQPICQAQQGEGGWSVGWRWHPSQCFDRERLVEFLRAWPWRRAKGVIHSAQGWQSFNGLEGDLQWQPSEWRKDSRLELIFDTAQPLAALQAALAACRLQG, from the coding sequence ATGCTCCACAACATCCCCACCCACCTTGTTGCCGGCCCCCTGGGCGCCGGCAAGACCAGCCTGATCCGCCAGCTGCTGGCACAGCGCCCGGCCAACGAGCGCTGGGCGGTGCTGGTCAACGAGTTCGGCCAGATCGGCCTGGATGCCGCGCTGCTGGCGCGTGACGAAGATGGCATTGCCATCGGTGAGGTCGCCGGCGGCTGCCTGTGTTGCGTCAACGGCATGCCGTTCCAGGTGGGGCTTGGCCGCCTGTTGCGCAAGGCGAAGCCGGACCGGGTGTTCATCGAGCCGTCCGGGCTTGGCCACCCTCGCCAGTTGCTGGAGCAATTGCAGCAGGCGCCTTGGACTGGCGTACTGGCGGTACAGCCCTTGCTGATGGTGCTGGATGCCCAGGTCCTGGCGCGGGGCGAGCCGCTGCCCGAGGCGCAGCAGGCGGCCTTGCCCGCCTGTGAGTTGCTGGTTATCAACAAGTCGGCGGCTGTGGACAGTGCATCCCGTCTGTTGATAACCGCAAGGCTTCCAGCTGTTTCGGTGTTTTGGACGGACCAAGGTGCTTTGCCGCTGCCTCAGCTGCCGGGTTTTTCCACAGCCGGTGACGCCGAGGCGGCCATTTCCAGGCTGCCTGTGGACAAAAAACCTGCCGCCATGACGGCCTTGTGGACAGATGCCACACAGCCGATCTGTCAGGCTCAGCAAGGCGAAGGCGGCTGGAGCGTGGGCTGGCGCTGGCACCCCAGCCAGTGCTTTGATCGCGAACGGTTGGTCGAGTTTCTGCGGGCCTGGCCTTGGCGCCGGGCCAAAGGCGTTATCCACAGCGCGCAAGGCTGGCAGTCGTTCAATGGCCTTGAAGGTGACCTACAGTGGCAGCCAAGCGAATGGCGCAAGGACTCACGCCTGGAACTGATCTTCGACACTGCGCAACCCTTGGCAGCGCTGCAGGCAGCCCTTGCCGCCTGCCGCCTGCAAGGCTGA
- a CDS encoding glutamine synthetase, translating into MKLFCALALLSITLPLPALAMPRTDLALCTRSATLLACQDSKGNYYSVRTEGSTFYLRGYESAGKRLWAQTNSRYGALTFFTGLASDGEAWVGYSRRIGWTTLNRVSSSSGQRFALHCSLVGGCR; encoded by the coding sequence ATGAAACTGTTCTGCGCATTGGCGCTGCTGTCGATCACCTTGCCCCTGCCGGCGCTGGCCATGCCGCGCACCGACCTGGCGCTGTGCACCCGCAGCGCCACCCTGCTGGCCTGCCAGGACAGCAAGGGCAACTACTACAGCGTGCGCACCGAAGGCAGCACCTTTTACCTGCGCGGCTACGAAAGCGCCGGCAAGCGGCTGTGGGCGCAAACCAACAGCCGCTACGGCGCGCTGACCTTCTTCACAGGTTTGGCCAGCGACGGCGAAGCCTGGGTCGGCTACAGCCGGCGCATTGGCTGGACCACTCTCAACCGCGTCTCCAGTTCCAGCGGCCAGCGCTTTGCCCTTCACTGCAGCCTCGTCGGCGGTTGCCGCTAA
- a CDS encoding acyl-CoA thioesterase has protein sequence MEPGNAQLSMTVLMTPDMANFSGNVHGGTLLKYLDEVAYACASRYAGSYCVTLSVDQVIFREPVHVGELVTFLASVNYTGNTSMEVGIKVVTENIRERSVRHSNSCFFTMVAVDDNRRPVPVPPRQPHSSEEKRRFLQGQQRRQIRQELEERYQNLKTDSI, from the coding sequence ATGGAACCTGGAAACGCCCAGTTGTCGATGACCGTCCTGATGACACCGGACATGGCCAACTTCTCTGGCAACGTACACGGCGGCACGCTGCTCAAATACCTCGACGAAGTCGCCTATGCCTGCGCCAGCCGCTATGCCGGCAGCTACTGCGTGACCCTGTCGGTAGACCAGGTGATCTTCCGCGAGCCGGTGCACGTGGGTGAGCTGGTGACCTTCCTGGCCTCGGTCAACTACACCGGCAACACGTCGATGGAGGTGGGCATCAAGGTGGTGACCGAAAACATCCGTGAGCGCTCGGTACGCCATTCCAACAGTTGCTTCTTCACCATGGTGGCCGTGGACGACAACCGCCGCCCGGTGCCGGTACCGCCGCGCCAGCCGCACAGCAGCGAGGAGAAGCGCCGCTTCCTGCAAGGCCAACAGCGCCGGCAGATCCGCCAGGAGCTGGAAGAGCGCTACCAGAACCTCAAGACCGATTCGATCTGA
- a CDS encoding DUF3301 domain-containing protein, translating to MLTLENLFVLMLVATAGAWLWHNHGLREKALARVKQHCAKLDLELLDDAVALKRIGFVRDANGKKRLARIYNFEFTVTGEQRHPGTVTQFGAHTMQIELAPYPFEIKTPPRADNVIEMQQWRQEHNRWGN from the coding sequence ATGTTGACCCTGGAAAACCTCTTCGTCCTGATGCTGGTGGCGACCGCAGGCGCCTGGCTGTGGCACAACCATGGGCTGCGTGAAAAAGCCCTGGCGCGGGTCAAGCAGCATTGCGCCAAGCTCGACCTGGAACTGCTCGACGATGCCGTGGCGCTCAAGCGTATCGGCTTCGTGCGCGATGCCAACGGCAAGAAACGCCTGGCACGCATCTACAACTTCGAGTTCACCGTAACCGGCGAGCAGCGCCACCCCGGCACCGTCACCCAGTTCGGCGCCCACACCATGCAAATTGAACTGGCGCCCTACCCGTTCGAGATCAAGACCCCACCACGCGCCGACAACGTGATCGAGATGCAGCAGTGGCGTCAGGAGCACAACCGCTGGGGCAACTGA
- a CDS encoding DUF1826 domain-containing protein: MILARQVVDICQVHGPSPQVMTDILRDGVNLAVWQRQLPPQVEDFATLVLSLGQSFADERVVDVDERQPVQLPQLLREAADLHGYEGFVADVAWLVDAYTCLLGARRIGLRLRVLEGAMCPRFHVDHVPLRLLSTYGGLGSEWLGEGVIDRQRLQYDQPPVDKVQHLAVGDVALLKGEKWQGNEGYGLIHRSPLTPVGKRRLLLSLDWLA; the protein is encoded by the coding sequence ATGATACTGGCGCGCCAGGTTGTGGATATCTGCCAGGTGCACGGCCCGTCGCCGCAGGTGATGACCGATATCCTGCGCGACGGCGTGAACCTTGCGGTGTGGCAACGGCAGTTGCCGCCGCAGGTGGAGGACTTCGCCACCCTGGTGCTAAGCCTGGGCCAGTCGTTTGCCGACGAGCGGGTGGTCGATGTCGATGAGCGGCAACCGGTGCAATTGCCACAGCTTCTGCGCGAGGCGGCCGACCTGCATGGCTACGAAGGTTTCGTGGCGGATGTGGCGTGGCTGGTGGACGCCTATACCTGCCTGCTTGGGGCGCGGCGCATCGGTTTGCGCCTGCGGGTGCTTGAGGGTGCCATGTGCCCGCGTTTTCACGTGGACCATGTACCGCTGCGGCTGTTGAGTACCTATGGCGGGTTGGGCAGTGAATGGTTGGGGGAAGGGGTGATCGACCGGCAGCGGTTGCAGTACGATCAACCACCTGTGGATAAAGTCCAACACTTGGCAGTCGGTGACGTTGCGTTGCTCAAGGGTGAGAAGTGGCAGGGTAACGAGGGCTATGGGCTTATCCACAGGTCGCCGTTGACCCCTGTGGGCAAGCGGCGGTTGCTGCTGAGCCTGGACTGGCTGGCGTAA